Proteins encoded by one window of Azospirillum brasilense:
- a CDS encoding transporter substrate-binding domain-containing protein, translating into MIANVAGGARRTLRAGVFASLIGAMVGAIAGMAAPGIATARADGVKLGYVEFPPYTQTDGGAAKGSLIEAFDKAAKAAGIAYTAESAPARRLFSGVADGDFNIFLGIRTVKEFDGTTLISAAPIARIELNAYGIGEAPAVKAKEDLSGKAVIALNGYSYGGWRAWMEDPANKVQMVDARTADQALQLLQAGRAPTLLQYSLPMQQALGGKTLAELKATPVQSLDVYIVVSKKTPDAAAVLAKLEAGFKATQ; encoded by the coding sequence ATGATCGCGAATGTTGCCGGAGGCGCCCGGCGGACGCTGCGGGCCGGGGTGTTCGCCAGCCTGATCGGAGCCATGGTCGGCGCCATCGCCGGCATGGCCGCTCCGGGAATCGCCACGGCGCGGGCGGATGGCGTCAAGCTCGGCTATGTGGAATTCCCGCCCTACACCCAGACCGACGGCGGAGCGGCGAAGGGCAGCCTGATCGAGGCGTTCGACAAGGCGGCCAAGGCGGCCGGAATCGCCTACACCGCCGAATCGGCCCCGGCCCGCCGTCTCTTCTCGGGCGTCGCGGACGGCGATTTCAACATCTTCCTGGGCATCCGCACGGTCAAGGAGTTCGACGGCACCACGCTGATCAGCGCCGCCCCGATCGCCCGGATCGAGCTGAACGCCTACGGCATCGGCGAAGCCCCGGCGGTCAAGGCGAAGGAGGATCTGTCGGGCAAGGCGGTCATCGCGTTGAACGGCTATTCCTACGGCGGCTGGCGCGCCTGGATGGAGGACCCGGCCAACAAGGTGCAGATGGTCGACGCGCGCACCGCCGATCAGGCGCTTCAGCTCCTCCAGGCCGGGCGGGCGCCGACGCTGCTGCAATATTCGTTGCCGATGCAGCAGGCGCTGGGCGGGAAGACGCTTGCCGAGCTGAAGGCGACGCCGGTCCAGAGCCTGGACGTCTACATCGTCGTGTCGAAGAAGACCCCGGACGCCGCGGCGGTTCTGGCGAAGCTCGAAGCCGGGTTCAAGG
- a CDS encoding molybdopterin oxidoreductase family protein gives MNSVFLPTACPHDCPSTCALEVERVAPDRIGKVRGAAANSYTAGVICAKVSRYAERVHSPDRLKTPLRRTGPKGSGQWAEIGWDEALDRIADAFLDAEQRLGAEAVWPYFYAGTMGLVQRGGIQRLRHAKGYSRQISTVCDTPANMGWLAGHGDIRGADPREMADSDLIVNWGGNPVATQVNVMTHVSRARKGRGAKLVTIDPYRTGTAEVSDLHLMLRPGTDGALACAVMHVLFREGLADRAYLDRYAAGADRLEAHLATRTPEWAAAITGLTAEEIVGFARLYGTTKRSYLRLGYGLTRAHNGAAQMHAVSCLPVVTGAWAHKGGGALYCSSGIYSIDRTLSEGLDRLDTSVRGFDQSRIGAVLTGEDIAGGPPVTAMLIQNTNPAAICPDSARVRRGFLRDDLFVAVHEQFMTDTAQLADIVIPATTFLEHDDLYRGGGQMHILIGRKVIEPQFEARENHWVISELARRVGAEHPGFGMSALEIIDSMLKTSGLTDAATLTEQRWIDAQPDFETSHFLNGFAFPDGRFRFAPDWAALGPYGAGQLPDLPDHMTPGRPADAEHPFRLVTAPARQFLNSSFTETVTAQRREGRPTALIHPEDAADLTLADGDAVRLGNGLGSVVVHAKPFAGVPRGVVIVEGIWPNSAFLEGIGINTLTSPEPIPPAGGAAFHDTAVWLRAA, from the coding sequence GTGAACTCCGTCTTCCTGCCGACCGCCTGCCCGCACGATTGCCCCAGCACCTGCGCCCTCGAAGTGGAACGGGTCGCGCCGGACCGCATCGGCAAGGTCCGTGGGGCCGCCGCCAACAGCTACACGGCGGGCGTGATCTGCGCGAAGGTCAGCCGCTACGCGGAGCGCGTCCATTCCCCCGACCGGCTGAAGACCCCCTTGCGGCGCACCGGCCCCAAGGGCTCCGGCCAGTGGGCGGAAATCGGCTGGGACGAGGCGCTGGATCGCATCGCCGACGCTTTCCTGGACGCCGAGCAGCGCCTGGGTGCGGAAGCGGTCTGGCCCTATTTCTACGCCGGCACCATGGGGCTGGTGCAGCGCGGCGGCATCCAGCGGCTGCGCCACGCCAAGGGCTATTCCCGGCAGATCAGCACGGTGTGCGACACGCCGGCCAACATGGGCTGGCTGGCCGGCCACGGCGACATCCGCGGCGCCGACCCGCGCGAGATGGCCGACAGCGACCTGATCGTGAACTGGGGCGGCAACCCGGTGGCGACCCAGGTCAACGTGATGACCCACGTCAGCCGCGCCCGCAAGGGCCGCGGGGCGAAGCTGGTCACCATCGACCCCTACCGCACCGGCACGGCGGAGGTGTCGGACCTGCACCTGATGCTGCGCCCCGGCACCGACGGCGCGCTGGCCTGCGCGGTGATGCATGTGCTGTTCCGCGAAGGGCTGGCCGACCGCGCCTATCTCGACCGCTACGCCGCCGGGGCGGACCGGCTCGAGGCCCATCTCGCCACCCGCACGCCCGAATGGGCGGCGGCGATCACCGGACTGACGGCGGAGGAGATCGTCGGCTTCGCCCGCCTCTACGGCACGACCAAGCGCAGCTACCTGCGGCTGGGCTACGGGCTGACGCGCGCCCACAACGGGGCGGCGCAGATGCACGCGGTGTCCTGCCTGCCGGTGGTCACCGGCGCCTGGGCGCACAAGGGCGGTGGGGCGCTTTACTGTTCCTCGGGCATCTACAGCATCGACCGCACCCTGTCGGAGGGGCTGGACCGGTTGGACACCTCGGTGCGCGGCTTCGACCAGTCGCGCATCGGCGCGGTGCTGACCGGCGAGGACATCGCCGGCGGTCCGCCCGTCACCGCCATGCTGATCCAGAACACCAACCCGGCGGCGATCTGTCCCGACAGCGCCCGCGTGCGCCGCGGCTTCCTGCGCGACGACCTGTTCGTGGCGGTGCACGAGCAGTTCATGACCGACACGGCGCAGCTGGCCGACATCGTCATCCCCGCCACCACCTTCCTGGAGCATGACGACCTCTACCGCGGCGGCGGGCAGATGCACATCCTGATCGGCCGCAAGGTGATCGAACCGCAGTTCGAGGCGCGCGAAAACCACTGGGTGATTTCCGAGCTGGCCCGCCGCGTCGGCGCCGAGCATCCCGGCTTCGGCATGAGCGCGCTGGAGATCATCGACTCCATGCTGAAGACCTCCGGCCTGACCGACGCCGCCACCCTGACGGAACAGCGCTGGATCGACGCCCAGCCGGATTTCGAGACCTCGCATTTCCTGAACGGCTTCGCCTTCCCGGACGGGCGCTTCCGCTTCGCGCCGGACTGGGCGGCGCTCGGCCCCTACGGCGCCGGCCAGTTGCCGGACCTGCCGGACCACATGACGCCGGGCCGCCCGGCCGACGCGGAGCACCCCTTCCGCCTCGTCACCGCCCCGGCGCGGCAGTTCCTGAACTCCAGCTTCACCGAGACGGTGACCGCCCAGCGCCGCGAAGGCCGCCCCACCGCGCTGATCCATCCGGAGGACGCGGCTGACCTCACCCTGGCCGACGGCGACGCCGTGCGGCTCGGCAACGGGCTGGGCAGCGTCGTCGTCCACGCCAAGCCCTTCGCCGGGGTGCCGCGCGGGGTGGTGATCGTGGAGGGCATCTGGCCGAACAGCGCCTTCCTGGAGGGGATCGGGATCAACACACTGACCTCGCCCGAGCCGATCCCGCCGGCCGGCGGTGCGGCTTTCCACGACACGGCGGTGTGGCTGCGCGCCGCCTGA
- a CDS encoding NAD(P)H-dependent flavin oxidoreductase translates to MPVHTTLTQRLGLSHPIVQAPMAGGADTADLVAAVGEAGGIGFIGAAYLSPDQIAERARAIRARTSRPFGINLFAPLPAPDAPDAGRIDAAVAAIARYHADLGLPAPGRPALAADGFAAQLAAALDCGASAFSFTFGIPPADALAAIKARGMLLMGTATSVEEAVALERAGMDAVIAQGAEAGGHRGSFATGPGEVDFAAGLVGTMALVPQVVDAVTLPVLASGGIMDGRGIAAALALGAAGAQMGTAFLTCAEAGIPEAHKQAILDARETETRVTRAFSGRPARGIVNRVMEDIADGDALPFPLQNALTRPMRTAAAQQGRAEFLSLWAGQGVRLARRRTAAELMARLVDETDAAVRRLTGAT, encoded by the coding sequence ATGCCGGTTCACACCACACTGACCCAGCGCCTGGGCCTGTCCCACCCCATCGTCCAGGCCCCGATGGCCGGGGGCGCCGACACGGCGGACCTCGTCGCCGCGGTGGGCGAGGCGGGCGGCATCGGCTTCATCGGGGCGGCCTATCTGTCCCCCGACCAGATCGCCGAACGGGCGCGGGCAATCCGCGCCCGGACTTCCCGCCCCTTCGGGATCAATCTGTTCGCCCCCCTGCCCGCGCCCGACGCGCCGGACGCCGGCCGGATCGACGCGGCGGTCGCGGCCATCGCGCGCTACCACGCCGACCTCGGCCTGCCCGCTCCTGGCAGGCCGGCCTTGGCGGCGGACGGCTTCGCCGCCCAACTGGCCGCCGCGCTGGACTGCGGGGCGTCGGCCTTCAGCTTCACCTTCGGCATCCCGCCCGCCGACGCGCTGGCCGCCATCAAGGCGCGGGGCATGCTCCTGATGGGCACGGCGACCAGCGTCGAGGAGGCGGTGGCGCTGGAGCGGGCCGGCATGGATGCCGTGATCGCCCAGGGGGCGGAGGCCGGCGGACACCGCGGCAGCTTCGCCACCGGTCCCGGGGAGGTGGATTTCGCCGCCGGACTGGTCGGCACCATGGCGCTGGTTCCGCAGGTGGTGGACGCGGTGACCCTACCGGTGCTGGCCTCCGGCGGCATCATGGACGGGCGCGGCATTGCGGCGGCTCTGGCTCTGGGCGCCGCCGGCGCTCAGATGGGCACCGCCTTCCTGACCTGCGCGGAAGCCGGCATCCCCGAGGCGCACAAGCAAGCGATCCTCGACGCCCGCGAGACCGAGACGCGGGTGACCCGCGCCTTCTCGGGCCGCCCGGCGCGCGGGATCGTCAACCGGGTCATGGAGGACATCGCGGACGGCGACGCCCTGCCCTTCCCCCTTCAGAACGCGCTGACCCGCCCGATGCGCACCGCCGCCGCCCAGCAGGGCCGGGCGGAGTTCCTGTCGCTGTGGGCCGGACAGGGCGTTCGCCTCGCGCGGCGGCGGACGGCGGCGGAATTGATGGCGCGGCTGGTGGACGAAACCGACGCCGCGGTCCGGCGCCTGACGGGAGCCACCTGA
- a CDS encoding GGDEF domain-containing protein: MAGDQDFETARILASRAMDRIAVHGLLPNPENFTLWYAYFGGQNPDLTRAIELAQRDGATLSQGHCDELYKRFFTLDAEAQAIRETSERARVALGRILDQLGSVGSETDRYGQTLAGFRGELDQPMSLAELRAMVAAIAAETTAIVDRQTRLQSQLMESSQQLAELRVVLDSARREAMTDGLTGIVNRRGFDVALASAAEEAMQTGMPMTLLMVDIDHFKRFNDVHGHLVGDHVLKLVAKVLTEGVKGRDTVARYGGEEFSVILPHTALANAIKVAEQLRASVGSRQIINRTRNANYGSVSLSVGAAEYRPGEDLLALLRRADEALYTAKRGGRNRVCAEATVEG; encoded by the coding sequence ATGGCGGGCGATCAGGATTTCGAGACGGCGCGGATTCTCGCGAGCCGCGCCATGGATCGGATCGCCGTCCATGGGCTGTTGCCGAATCCAGAGAACTTCACCCTCTGGTACGCCTATTTCGGCGGGCAGAATCCCGACCTGACGCGCGCCATCGAGTTGGCCCAGCGCGATGGCGCCACCTTGTCGCAAGGCCATTGCGACGAGCTGTACAAACGCTTCTTCACGCTCGACGCCGAGGCCCAGGCCATCCGCGAAACGTCGGAGCGGGCGCGCGTCGCCTTGGGACGCATCCTCGACCAGTTGGGCAGCGTCGGGTCGGAAACCGATCGCTATGGGCAGACGCTGGCCGGCTTCCGCGGGGAGCTGGACCAGCCGATGAGCCTGGCCGAACTGCGTGCGATGGTGGCGGCCATCGCGGCGGAGACGACCGCCATCGTGGATCGCCAGACCCGCCTGCAAAGCCAGCTCATGGAATCCAGCCAGCAATTGGCCGAGTTGCGCGTGGTTCTGGATTCGGCGCGCCGCGAGGCGATGACCGATGGGTTGACCGGCATCGTCAACCGGCGGGGCTTCGATGTGGCTCTGGCCTCCGCCGCGGAGGAGGCGATGCAGACCGGCATGCCGATGACCCTGCTGATGGTGGACATCGACCATTTCAAGCGCTTCAACGACGTCCATGGCCATCTCGTCGGCGACCATGTGCTGAAGCTGGTCGCCAAGGTGCTGACCGAGGGGGTGAAGGGCCGCGACACCGTCGCCCGCTACGGCGGGGAGGAGTTCAGCGTCATCCTGCCCCACACCGCGCTTGCCAACGCGATCAAGGTGGCCGAGCAACTCCGCGCCTCCGTGGGGTCGCGGCAGATCATCAACCGGACGCGCAACGCCAATTACGGATCGGTGTCCCTGTCGGTCGGCGCGGCGGAATACCGGCCCGGCGAGGATCTGCTGGCCCTTCTCCGCCGCGCCGACGAGGCGCTCTACACCGCCAAGCGCGGCGGGCGCAACCGCGTCTGCGCCGAGGCCACGGTGGAGGGCTGA
- a CDS encoding pentapeptide repeat-containing protein, with translation MKTTIFAAFAVLSTFLGTALVPSAALAECTDPAQPKVNWRRCYFDGRDLSSAKLAGAMLRDATFQRATLKDADLSETDGYRAKFFSATMPGVKLDGARLIEADFTRADLTGASLKETDLRNAKLVNAILQKADFTGARLGGADLRHADLSGATWIDGTTVCAEKSVGQCN, from the coding sequence ATGAAGACGACAATTTTCGCCGCCTTCGCGGTACTTTCCACCTTCCTGGGCACGGCCCTGGTCCCCTCCGCCGCACTGGCCGAATGCACCGACCCGGCGCAGCCGAAGGTGAATTGGCGCCGCTGTTATTTTGACGGGCGCGATCTGTCGTCTGCGAAACTGGCGGGGGCGATGCTGCGCGACGCCACCTTCCAGAGGGCCACGCTGAAGGACGCCGACCTGTCGGAGACTGACGGTTACCGCGCGAAATTTTTCAGCGCCACCATGCCGGGGGTGAAGCTGGACGGCGCCCGCCTGATCGAAGCCGACTTCACACGGGCCGACCTGACGGGGGCTTCCCTGAAGGAAACCGACCTGCGCAACGCGAAGCTGGTGAACGCCATTCTTCAAAAGGCCGACTTCACCGGGGCGCGGCTGGGCGGGGCCGACCTGCGGCACGCCGATCTGTCGGGCGCCACCTGGATCGACGGTACGACCGTCTGCGCCGAGAAATCCGTGGGTCAGTGCAACTGA
- a CDS encoding thioesterase family protein, whose product MNHSPTPLHLHRETVRPEWIDYNGHMNVAYYLLAFDHATDAVLDHFEIGKAYAEGEGRSMFAVEAHLTYAREVTEGDGLTFTSFVLGADAKRLHLFHEMRHEEDGFLAATAEFMLLHVDLAERRSVPLAPDAAERLARTAAEHAALPVPPQAGRSVGLRKPKGA is encoded by the coding sequence ATGAACCATTCGCCCACCCCGCTTCACCTGCACCGGGAAACCGTCCGCCCGGAGTGGATCGACTACAACGGCCATATGAACGTGGCCTACTATCTGCTCGCCTTCGACCACGCGACCGACGCCGTGCTCGACCATTTCGAGATCGGCAAGGCGTACGCGGAGGGCGAGGGACGGTCGATGTTCGCGGTGGAGGCGCACCTGACCTACGCCCGCGAGGTGACGGAGGGGGACGGTTTGACCTTCACCTCGTTTGTCCTGGGCGCGGACGCCAAGCGGCTGCATCTGTTCCACGAAATGCGCCATGAGGAGGACGGCTTCCTCGCCGCCACGGCCGAATTCATGCTGCTCCACGTCGATCTGGCGGAGCGCCGGTCGGTGCCGCTGGCTCCGGACGCCGCGGAACGGCTGGCCCGCACCGCCGCGGAGCACGCCGCGCTGCCGGTTCCGCCGCAGGCCGGGCGCTCGGTCGGGCTGCGGAAGCCCAAGGGGGCGTGA
- a CDS encoding AidA/PixA family protein, translated as MPQTKKTAMTALPSPIDVLLVVDTDALLERVSKQDTTLENPMVVEPGLTFTIVRKRHGDPTRSTAGLRLTCEAGAELRLRMVGLGGYGQEYVLPYAINPLGKKQKALAFRKVKNLSVHSPLPDPQALEKPEFQKVNQFFWSGRVGREGRAEFEVLFMLADRGGSVRGYCRLPTAFTFASPGEGDGAAGKGTAGGGTEGASGDGGAENG; from the coding sequence ATGCCCCAAACGAAGAAAACGGCCATGACCGCATTGCCTTCACCCATCGACGTCCTCCTCGTGGTGGATACGGATGCTTTGCTGGAGCGGGTGTCGAAGCAGGACACCACCCTGGAGAACCCCATGGTGGTCGAGCCCGGCCTGACCTTCACCATCGTCCGGAAACGTCACGGCGACCCGACGCGCTCCACCGCTGGGTTGCGCCTGACGTGCGAGGCCGGTGCCGAACTGCGGCTTCGCATGGTCGGCCTGGGTGGTTATGGGCAGGAGTATGTTCTTCCCTATGCCATCAATCCGCTGGGCAAGAAGCAGAAGGCGCTGGCCTTCCGCAAGGTGAAGAACCTGTCCGTTCATTCGCCGCTGCCCGATCCGCAAGCTCTGGAAAAGCCGGAATTCCAGAAAGTGAATCAATTCTTCTGGTCTGGTCGGGTCGGTCGCGAGGGACGCGCGGAATTTGAAGTCCTTTTCATGCTCGCCGACCGTGGCGGCAGCGTCCGCGGTTACTGCCGGTTGCCGACCGCCTTCACCTTCGCCTCACCGGGGGAGGGTGATGGGGCCGCGGGAAAAGGGACAGCCGGCGGGGGTACGGAGGGGGCTTCCGGGGATGGCGGGGCCGAAAACGGCTAG
- a CDS encoding inclusion body family protein yields the protein MIIAIAKIKDLENHMGARITNVLITFDTESILNDYKNLSRDPKNPTPISAKYIYMVTNGANAISGQAGGELNLKASVNDVIRWREATLTLSSDDSALMYAFVPTGGANLISPPQALLSTVTVPVPNPSNLTTPNFETIKDFFWNSIALDTGRVTYHFHFMITDRYGQVKGYCKWDPYITISN from the coding sequence GTGATTATCGCCATCGCAAAAATCAAAGATTTGGAGAATCACATGGGCGCGCGGATTACCAATGTTCTTATCACCTTCGATACGGAAAGCATTCTGAATGATTATAAGAATCTTTCCCGTGATCCGAAGAACCCGACGCCGATTTCGGCGAAATACATTTACATGGTCACCAACGGCGCCAACGCCATTTCCGGCCAGGCCGGCGGCGAGCTGAATCTGAAGGCCTCGGTGAACGACGTCATCCGCTGGCGCGAGGCGACGCTGACGCTGAGTTCGGATGACTCGGCGCTGATGTACGCCTTCGTGCCGACCGGCGGGGCGAACCTGATTTCCCCGCCTCAGGCGCTGCTGTCCACCGTGACGGTGCCGGTGCCCAACCCCAGCAATCTGACCACGCCGAACTTCGAGACCATCAAGGACTTCTTCTGGAACTCGATCGCTCTCGACACCGGCCGGGTCACCTATCATTTCCATTTCATGATCACCGACCGTTACGGGCAGGTGAAGGGCTACTGCAAGTGGGACCCGTACATCACCATTTCCAACTGA